tagaatttttttccttggtcattttgctcatcaagaaaatacattttaatttaagaatttttagatatttttactgaaaacaagacaaaaatactaagtaagaaagtaatttttgcagtaTAACTGAACCTAccctgcaaaaaaatgactttttcaagaaaaaaattcttagtatttttttcttgttttcagtaaaaatatctaaaaactcttaaattaagatgctttttcttgatgagcaaaacgaccccaAAAAATAagtccaaaaatatcaaatttaattgatttcgtgcataaaacaagcaaaaaaatctgccaatggcaatacactaaattcaagaaaaatttgcttacctcattggcagatttattttattttttttgcttgttttatgcacaaaatcacttacattttatatatttggtctaaaaactagacttattttcttcggtcgttttgctcatcaagaaaaagcatcttaaaggcggagtccacgatgtttgaaagccaatgttgatatttgaaatcacctaaacaaacacgcccctaccccaatagaatctggaccttctgttgattgacccgccccacacatatgcaacccggcaaggatgtcggttagtagacacgctccttactgctgattggctataagtgtgttttggtagtcggcccgtctccttttccaaagcgtttttcaaacatcgtggactccgcctttaatttaagaattaagaatttgtagacacttttactgaaaacaagacaaaaataccaagtaagaaattcattttttgcagtgtacagcCTATTAACAACTAATAAACAACGTATAACACactctgggttattttcaacccagcattggggcgaaaagggacgagcccagccccttgggttgtaatttaacctaatatgctaggttgtttcaacccaaaatgatTGGAaggcaaaatgcacaaaatgtattttaattaaaacaaagaCTAACATATTTGACACTCAATAGGCTTACCACATGTGAAGAAAACCATTTCATGCCAGTGGTATCGAGTTAATCCTCCAAACTGCCCCAAACAGGTCCAGACCAGAAAAGCATCCAGAACCAGTTTGTTTTGCGTCATTGAAGCCCCTTCTGTTCTGTTCATGGCTGACACCTGTTCCTCTCAATTCATCAGTGCAGCAGCCCGTGCCGCCATAAGCCAGTACACCATACCTTACAGCTGGATAAATGAGCTCAGCTAGCAACAAAGGCATTTGCGTTCCTGTGCATCTGAGGAAAGAGCAAATGCGGTAATTAATGACCCTTAGCAAAACTGACAGATGACTGCTCAGACTTATGATCTTCTCATATCGATTCAGAAACTCATTTGCTGTCTCCCTATAGTAAAAGAACAAGGCACGGATTAGGCCCTGCATGCGGGGGCCCAGGGAATCACCTGAGATCTTGTTTAGGATTTTATTGTTTCTATAGGGAATAGTTAATATTAATGAGTAGGCATGGGTATGTGACTACAAGGTTAATGTGTTCATAATGGCTTGAGGTAATTATTTTCCAAATTAACATTACAGACTATGGTGATGGAAATGTCATATACTATCATTATAATCAGGCTATAAATGTGATCCTGTCTGTTCAATTCAGCCTAAAGTCtgattatttaattttgagatGAAGTCATCAAAGTTTTGTCATTATGTTAGAAAAcagactttagctgggttttcacagactaggTCACAAATAATACAAACTCTCGCCCATTGTTAAGATGACACAAAGAAGCGAATAAACAACTTTTTATTAGGTCAACATCTACAGAGGAGTTAGTCGATCATTGTGTATTTCTGTAACTTCCCATTATATTACAGCATCCCTTCTGGAGCAAACAGTCAAGAATAGAGCCTATAAAGTCTGCAGGCCTGCGATAAGTGCACCAGAGCGCTGCTGTATTGTTAGGCTGGATTTTGACTTGTCCAGCATCCCGTTGCTTCTCATTAACAGGGTGAATGGACATTGGGGCTGTTTGGAATAATACAAAAGGATAAAAGTCCTGTTTTAAAAACCCTTAAAGTATTCCTGGAAAAGAAAGATAAAGTTTTAAAgggaaaatctgactttttccatgttaagtgctataattgggttcccagtgcttctatcaacctagaaaatgtgaaaaagaacaacccagtaacttggttttggtaaaccattctctgcaagcatgtgaaagtaGGTAATTGAAatatggctccccttgtgacatcttaaaaaagtcttgtgaaatgtcccctttatgAGGTTGTCCTCACTATAGAAATGTGTTGTCTAACTCTAAACCTAAATCTGACTATAATAGCCTCTTTTACATTTTAGTAAATCACCattaatttaccagaattaataTACGAGCCCAGTCTCATGAAATGCCTATAGATAGCAGGCAGTGtgaactcgtgcaatacatgtgccaaattccaattttgcgtgcatatgatacaccaGCCCTTCCTGTTCACTTAAAATGCcgcatctttttgtgtttttttatgttttggtttcttacCATTGACGCTTGGGTTTGGTTAGACCAACTCAGTCTccccccatgtcgtcaatatttgacgacacttgaccattcgtcaatatgtgacgcggagggtatacctttcgcgtcattttttgacgaactggggacttcaatactattacgtccgttgcattctcttctcctattttcttaccattttcgcgtcggtttagggttagatttacataatgacatccctacccaaacctaactctaaccccaacgccaggtgacaactgtttctaaccccaacgccaggtgacaactgtttaatttcgcgtacactgtttaatttcgcgtacactgtttaattttgcgtaatctaaccctaaaccgacgcgaaaatggtaagaaaataggagaagagaatgcaacggacgtaatagtattgaagtccccagttcgtcaaaaaatgacgcgaaaaggtataccctccgcgtcacatattgacgaatggtcaagtgtcgtcaaatattgacgacatggggtgagactgtgttagttagaccaactttttgttacataaaatgacatcctaatccaaaccccaattctaaccccaactccaagcaaccctgatttaaaaaatagacaaaaacatggagaaacctgtatattaaatgacatcctaaagcaaTTCGTAAATCttaccccaaacccaagcgacaatggtaaaaaaaaaagaaaccaatacataaaatgacataaacAGATTATGTGCCGTATTAAGTAAACGGGAaagactggcgtatcatatgcacgcaaaattggaatttggcgcatgtattgcacgagttttcaCAGTGCGCACTTCATGAGAATGGGATTCTACGCACTGCATAAGAATGGGTTGAAATTTAcagataaatacaaaaatgttcaCACACGCATTGGCGTTCCATCTTTAAACCAGTAAGATATCATTCACACAACAGCACCAAAATACCATCTCGGTGAGAAAGCGAAAGTTACCTTGGTGACTTCAAACTGAACTGAACTGGGGAATAGATCCAACCTGCGTCTTAAACAGCAGTAATGTTAACACATAGGCTTCACAGAGAtggtaatgttttttaaaactttggaagttaacttcaggtgtgctcaactttataCAGCGTGTGTGTGGAAATGTCCGTAAACAGTGCAGGAGTAAACCCATCATCTATatcaaaacattacacttttaaaatggctgggttatttttgacccataatgtgtaaatattggacagaacacaccgctgggttaaaaatgaccccgtgctgggttaaaaataacccaatgttgggttgttgttatgcaaccatggcgtataataacccagcagttgggttaaaataacccagcattgggtcaatctttaacccagcacgtgttctgtccaatatgggtcaaaaataacaaagccatttttaggggccagtcacaccaaaagcgctttaaacgcttgcaaacgcaaggcacaacgcactgccttttttaaaaaagagcagtgcgacgcggcttttcatattgctaagcaaccaccgagtcagctgtcttgtcaatcaaatattgaagtgtgagcgctcttttgctgttaactgtcatattagcagaaactttaaaaagaggaggcttgctctgaccttgtttgagggtgagagatgcacaaacacgcaggagagagtgagcgagtggagtccggttcttcaaagcaactgtaaacttccctcaccacaacgtaaggcccgcctctcccctcattcaattggacaatggaaagacgcgaatgacgtcaggcgcttctccgctctcagcgctccttcaaaaacgcgtgcgcggcaggcagCAGAAAAACGcaagaatatcattcaaaaaaggcgcctgcaactgccataaacgcttttggtgtgactggccccttagagTGTATGATTGGGTCGAAGTTGGCAGTGCGTTGTGACGTCATTTGTTGTAAATGCTTGTAATCCTTGTTCTCCGTTTACACATTTCGCTTACCAATACTACTTACcttacaacctctcttactggtaaattggcagcatgcaaccctgtatcacgaaattatgtacctattgGCACGtatggaccagcgtgacaatgtcacgttttgccgcgtttgagcatgagcatgtcacgcttttctgtttgtgacactgtcacgtattggttactcaacttttatgtcctattttcaaaccattgtcgcttcggtttagggttagatttggtgattgcgttagtatgtcactttaactattggtttataaaaaaaaacttattcttttatattttctaaactttaaccaattgttgcctgacgttggggttagagttgggtttgggtagggatgtcattttatgtaaatctaaccctaaatcgaATCGACAATgttaagaaattaggacaaaaaagttaagtaaccaatacgtgacacaaacagaaaagcgtgacatgctcacgctcaaacgcggcaaaatgtgacattgtcacgctggtccatacgtgcctataggtacataatttcatgATACAGGGTTGCAGCATGACATTtaccagaaaggttctgttcacacaaatcttgttaactgcaatttaccagtaaagactgtatgtgtgaaagggactaagtTGTCCATCCTGTCTAGAGAacaaattctaaaaaaaaaaatcgttttttttacattttaagtgCCAAGTTGCAgaaattttgtgttgttttttattttgtatggcGCTATTATTTGCCAATAATAAGCAAAGATGCATTTGAATAGAGAAATGTCTCTTGATTGTAACCAAAGAGACAACAATCAtatgaaattattttatatgatGTTGTGCCATGACTGCAGTGGCACTTATTAGCATCTGTTGTGTTTGATTTGATTCGTTTTGCACTGTGATTCACTAAAAGTTACTGTGCTTACATGCACAGACTGCACATCTATCTGTCTGcaaccgggtgtgcctcataagtcttgaaaagtgaagccgctggctctttgatcgcccccctggtggctggctgcagtacaagtcataaaccctgccctctccattcaaatgaatgggactcacttccaataaaagtttccgaaagatggttttggtcctttgaagtagttgttatcacggtgatatatgttcaagtgttcatttttgtgataagtttcattttagctagtgaTTGGATGCtttagaaacggggcgtgtcacGATGATTGGCGTGGTTTAATTGGTCGCGTGAGCGTTTGGGTGGAAGTTTGATACTGCAGCTCTGTCTCTGGCTCcatcactctaaaaacaaacggtgctatatagcaccaaaagtggttctttgcttctaatcatagaagaaccgttttagtgccatatagcaccggtgaagcaccagtgaagcacctgtgtagaaccaaatagtgctatgtagaaccatatgtggtgctatatggcccctatttggttctacacaggtgcttcactggtgcttcaccggtgctatatggcactaaaaacggttcttctatgattacgagcaaagaaccacttttggtgctatatagcaccgtttgtttttagagtgtggatgattccttctgcgcatgccttggctccaaactgacgcttttacgtaacatggcgcgACCATGGTctgacatttttggcttcaattcatttcaatggagggaGGCGATCTAATGAAGGTCATTAGGTCATAGTCaccgctgctctttctgtctgtgaggagagCGCAAGTCGCGcgaccgctgctcattaagcttgtgagcatttttccgctttattggccttaaatacacatatgcgtcaaaattcccgtctttgcaagcgtcctcataaacacgaccagttaggtcttaagagaaagtaaacagctaaaagagaaacaCATGTGTAACAGTGTATTGGATCTGGATTTTGGTCTTAAAgaggaagttacctaattttgctcctgtctgtcactcgtgttaatcaaacagcattgagagaaaaccTGTCACTGTtcctgattaaatcacttttctaccttaaataaaaatatatataggcttatacatacatgcataattatttattatcattcttatgtcattgactgtttatcttcagagagcttgagttttgtttgtttttatcttctttctatgcttgtatatgttttttgtaagaattatgaacatttctatggtattaaagatttaaaccttattaaaacataaaaactctaccgtgatacatatcattatcatgatataaaattaatcctattgtgatagaagattttggtcatatcgcccacccctacttgttttaagcacaaattcacttaaattttatatttttgtctaaaaactagacttatcaTTTtcttcatcaagaaaatacatgttaatttaaaattttttatatttttactgaaaacaagacaaaaacactaagtaagaaagtcattttttgcagtgtaaatatGTCCAAACAATGGTGTTTGCATGTTATGTGTATAGGAAGGCCAATCAAAATTGTAGACAAACAATAAAGCAATCAAGTTAATTAAAGAAGGAAATGATGGGAGACCAGTGCAGGAAAAACTACGTTTAAAAGAACGATTGATATAACCGTGGCAGAGAGAGTACAGAGACAGAAGAGTCTCAAAGATCTCTTCTGAAGCAGGTGGTAGTTAGATAATCCAGGTAAGTCTTTAATGCTAAAGATGGGCAGGGAGGAGAGATGGCTAATTGTGGCCTGCTAATCCAGCACCTCCCCCAAGTTCACCCACCTCTACATGTCACATACAGAAAAGACCAAGAACTAGTATTTGGGAAGGGAGAAAATAGTGACCAACTGGACTACTTGAGGTTCATATACCCTGTATGGAATGTAGCTGTGCCATACCATCTCTCTCTGTATCCTGTTTCTGCTTTTCACACAACTATGGGAGAAGTCCAGAAGGTGAGTATTCTGCTAACTAGAAATGTGTTTGAATGGCCTGCTTGGAGAGTCCAGACCTTTTAAAATAAACCAATTGAATTGAGAgtcatatttaaaaacagctttttatgaTATAGAATGtcattttcttattattatttcctAACATCTATATAAACTTAATATGAATTTGATTGGGTGTTGCATGcccaaatgtttgtttttaagggTTTGTTATCAGTCATCGAGAAGTTAAAGGGCACTACAGAGCAAGAACTACGCATAGTGCTTCTCGGCCTGGATAATGCTGGAAAAACCACTCTGCTCAAACAGCTCGCCTCTGAAGATGTAAACACAATCACGCCAACTCAGGTGAGAAACGCCTGCGCATAAACAGTTTTGCTAATAAGGACACATTTGGTTATGAGAGCAACATGGCACTTATTCAACTCTTTTTTTTGTCCAATTTTGTGTTGTGACTTGTGAAAGCATGTTGGAGGAGTAATTCAGCTAAAGTGTGAAGTTGTTAATCTTTATTATTAACATATTCAACAGATATCTTCCCAAAGCAATCCGGTGAACAGTAGTGCAACAGTTACGGTTTTCAAGTCAgtataaattagggctgtcaaaattaacatgCAATTTCTGACCCAAGGCCTAGCACGTTGTTGGATAAATTGAGATGCATACAGTAAAGAGTCATCAAAtgtctaaaatgatctttatttgtaagttttctgagaggtgtgcccagtgttgtgcctgaacgagttAACTGAATGAAAGTTCATGAACTCGTTCAATTTTGGgcgaacgtgaactgaacgtactgtattactgcctgatgaacaTTACTATGAACTCGTTCATTGTGAACGGCACGCTCTCTCAGTTTAATGTCGttcaatagggtgccagatttctatagagtcttccAGGCAAAAACCAAATAAAAACACACCATAAACAGACCTTAATGCGTAGCGGAAAAAACaaccaatctggcaacaccagcCACCATTCAGTGTTTCACCGCTGCATgcatcatcaaaacaaagaacagCATGGACGTGacacactgacattaaataacatcatatttgtcccaaatcgttaacgattgctaacgcatattctggatcttgaaatagactctgactaagctcacgctatttaacgtgcGCATGCGGTGTGCGATACCTGCGAGTTGTCCTGCATGTGACATCGCGCAGCGCTTCTCGCCCGGTGTGCAACCCCCTTGCACCCTGCTAGGCTTTTtaaggtatgtgcaagcaaataaaaaaattaaaagaccctggttggataaggatttaaagttggatatgaagatgaaatctgacgcatttagcttcagtgttaaaactgataaaataattgctgtctgtggttctatatgggctataatggcaataattaaaaataataataatatgagaaaaaattattactgtgaactagttcaaaaATTTGAAATAGGAACTATGAACTGAACTTgttaattttaaaatttgtgaactgaACTTTGAGCTAGtttatgtagaaagtgaactttcccaatGGATGTGCGTGTCTATTCACTTGAACGTCTGATATTTTGGtttcggttttaaaacatgcaggaaatagaaaataaagtgcaggacttgcttgatgttaaaagagggATAAAACTCAAAATGATCTTTCTTGCGCCGACTGACACATCTAAAGCATGCACACAGGCGCGCCACCTCGATAAACGCATGCCTAGacagaatgaaagtttttaaatgatCTGTTTTAACAAGAATTCACACAGAAATAATCTAAATGTTTGAataatatctgatgtgtaacattatattagatcattGCATTACAAAATCTTAAAAATCCAGTGTACCGTGGGAGgaacactgcattatttgacagAAAACTTCATCAAATACAATAACTCAAAAACTaaaagctaaacatgtcacaTATCTTTGAAAAGCTGAAATTCTTGTGATTCCATTGATGTAAACCATTTCAAGATACAATAAACACAGCAGGTACAATTTGTGTCCTTTTTAGGCATTTTTAAGCCTTTTTCAGGAATTCTAAGTGGTTAAAACTGTCtgtgtctcaatgtcaatcaaacaataaaagaaagaaagaaagaaaggagtttaaaggacaagttctgtgttttacacttaaagccctgttttcagattgtttatgatgaaatagaacagttttgactgaaatttggacatatgatgctggcccgagaattttcgggtgtttgttgtatcacctcccacctctacaatgggtatATAGGTGCaaaggaacaatccttcctaaaatgtattaaactttcgtttacaaagacgtgaaactcaccgagtggtcaggggtgttcactgatactcacacaaaaatcgctgatACAACAAATACCCGAAAATTCTCTTCAATTTTGGCTTTAAACAAGCTCTTCACAAATGTATGGGTGACATtatggacactacgtccatatttttttaggCCTGGGTACCGAACGTCGATCCTTTTATGGTATCGAACGAAAAACTCCGATACTTTGAGTATCGAAAAATGATTTATCTTTCGGTGCCAAATTTCGATTCCAAAAGCCAAGCGGCTGTGTCTGAGTGTAAGCCTGTACTTGCGTGTAAGGACCTAAAGCGCCGGCGATTGGCTGTCCACCACGTCAACCAAAACGGCGCGTCGTGACGAGGGGTTTCAATTTAAAGCACGCGCGCAGCCTGTGTCTCTGCTTGTTTTACTCGCACCTGGTTCCAACAGTCTCGACAAGGTGTTTAAACTTGACCAAAATGGACGATGCGTTTAaacctattttttacagtctatgtaaACTTGACGCACACGCGCTTCCCAAACTGCTTACAAGCCTGACTCGATAtgtaaaataaactaaaattcAATTTAACTGGTTTGCTAATTTCACTTGAATGAAATGACATTGAACGCATTTTCTACTCAtttaaaaaatcccaaatgtatttaatattttgataattatgaagttgagtattacagttctttgtttacaaaaaacacacatgcatacaaatcTTCCCAGTAAATCTCAGTCACCCATTTgaatattttaactttttgtcaaagttgcagctataatgaacccacttatttaaatactgttagTCCAAGCTAAATTTtacgttttataaaataaagcaattaaGAATGTTAATtatattcttaatttctttatttttgtttccttattttcatttaaaaaaactgataaGTGTGTCTGCTGGCGCACCCCTATCCAAAAAGCACAACtagttttatttataatgttACCCTGAGTGAGAAGTGTTACcagaatttgttttaattaaggtgaaaaataaaagttgtgtgtttaatgtatttttgttaatgtttaaaaattaatgttttaaattttaaaacatatggtATCGGAAAAGGTATCGTTAGGAACCGGCATCGAAACTGAGGCATCGAAATTGGCACCGGATCGAAAGAGTttaaacaatacccagccctatattttttacagactATGATTTTAGCGCATTTAGTTGTTGCAGATCAGTGTGAATTAAAGATTGTTTTAACAAATGTGTCGTCTACATGGggaaaacaaaaggaaaaacttTTCTATTTATATGGATGGGGTAAGGTAACCCCCAATAATCAACATTTACAGTTACATTCCCaatatttaaatgataattaatgaaaatatttacTTTAACAACCACAATTACTATTTTAATGATAATATGATCAAATATTGTCAGTCTGGTTTACGTGTCTACATCAGTAACAGTTATTAACAAATCAGAAAGCCAGAAAAATCATTTGGCAGGTTTCCTAATATAATAGCAACAATTAAATCTGTAGTATTCTTAATAAGTGGTTTTGCAGTGGCTACATTTTGATGCGGAAGCTTTTGCTGTGAATCCTGTGACCTAGATCAAATACTATATTCCAAGTATGTTTTGTTAGTAGCCAGTTAAAGCTGTAAAGAGCCATGGCCTGTGTGGGGAGAAAATCTGCTCTTAGAATAGCACCATAACAGTGCCTTTAATCCCACGGTTAAAGATTACTTAACCATAAAGACCCAGTAGCTGGAAGCTCTCCAAAGGGGCAGTTATATTTAGATTGGGAGTTTACGTTATGCCTTTATCTGTGGTCATGTCAAGATTTTGAccccaaaaaatatttttgctaaAGAAAAGGAGTTGACATGTTGCCTGCTCTCTGTTGATTTCAGGGTTTCAACATTAAAAGCGTCTCCTGCGATGGCATGAAGCTCAACGTGTGGGATATCGGAGGTCAGAGGAAGATTCGACCGTTTTGGAAAAAGTATCTGGAGCACACAGATTTATTGGTATGAAAAAGGTGTTTACAGCTAAACTCTGACAAGTGTCCTTGAAATGACATTATGTGAGAATTTAGAGTATGTAAATAAATTTCCATTCGGTGAAAGTAATGTAAGTCCTTTTGTTTTATAATAGTCTTCATTGTCTTTCCCTTTGTTTTAGATCTATGTGATTGACAGCGGAGACAAAAAGAGATTTGAGGAAACAGGACTGGTAAGACTGCACAGAATTAATCTGTGACAATGTCTGACAGCTTTGTTTTTGAGTTTCATCTTACTTATGTGTCAAAACAACCTGCCTTTAATTCAATCTTTTTGCGTGGTGGACATGTTTTGTCTCAAATGCTCATTTGAAATAGATGTCAGTTTAAtgtttcaatctttgacatgacattactcagACTATCTGAAAgaaatcaaggttatattttcacagaatgttctttacattatgtaggatgattttatataaaaatacagttttttatttaaagggttACTTCACTTTCATACTAAAGAGAGAGACGCGCACATCCAAACACTAGCAGGAGAGCACAATCCAAAAATACAACTAAATTGTATAAATACAACAAAGTAATTAATTATCCACTGCCCATCTTTACTAAATCTAGACAGTCGTTTTTTAATGCTAAAATGGTGGTTTGCATcagcgcaagctgttagtaaatctggccctgaACAatttctcaactgaacaaa
This sequence is a window from Misgurnus anguillicaudatus chromosome 9, ASM2758022v2, whole genome shotgun sequence. Protein-coding genes within it:
- the arl3l1 gene encoding ADP ribosylation factor like GTPase 3, like 1, whose translation is MANCGLLIQHLPQVHPPLHVTYRKDQELVFGKGENSDQLDYLRFIYPVWNVAVPYHLSLYPVSAFHTTMGEVQKGLLSVIEKLKGTTEQELRIVLLGLDNAGKTTLLKQLASEDVNTITPTQGFNIKSVSCDGMKLNVWDIGGQRKIRPFWKKYLEHTDLLIYVIDSGDKKRFEETGLELSELIDEENLKGVPLLIFANKQDLATASPASEIAEGLNLHTYRDREWQIQACSAVSGEGVQDGMNWIINNIANKKK